One segment of Phycisphaerales bacterium DNA contains the following:
- the fusA gene encoding elongation factor G produces MTVELERFRNIGICAHIDAGKTTVTERVLYYTGQNYKMGEVHEGTATMDFLVEEQERGITIQSAATTCPWNYKGSDYTVNLIDTPGHVDFTIEVERSMRVLDGAVAVFDGKEGVEAQSETVWRQADRYNVPRLCFINKMDKVGANFEFSYNSIINRLGANPIAVQYPIGAGNELEGLIDLIEMRAFYFDSSELGALVEEREIPESMMDVAQEWRHRLLEQTAELDDDFAEAYLEDEDSISIDKIRETLRKGTLEHRCYPTFCGAALRNIGIQRLLNGVIEFLPNPTEVADIEGVHPRTNEPVTRSHKTDDSFSALVFKVVSDTHGDLTYARIYSGTLKKGTRVLNAANNRKENVSRIFEMHAKDRQPLEEAIAGQIVALIGLKNSVTGDTLCSTEDPITLERMIFPEPVISMSIEPITNDDKQKLSEALVTIKREDPSFRTKFNDDTGETIIEGMGELHLEIVKNKLIRDMKIGVNVGRPRVSYRETITGVAEGVRGKFIKQSGGRGQFGDVVINVSPCTAEEAEAEEIKMVNGVAFVDSIKQGVIPRDYIPSVESGVRSAALSGVLGGFPLQNLKVELVFGSYHDVDSSPIAFEQAGALALRDAATRAGLALLEPIMRCTISTPDEFFGSISGDLASRRGQILESELRGLLRIITAEVPLAELFGYTTVLRGLSQGRASNSMEPSEYRVMPDRLKDEVLAKA; encoded by the coding sequence ATGACTGTTGAATTAGAACGATTTCGCAACATTGGTATTTGTGCCCATATTGACGCAGGTAAGACCACCGTCACTGAACGGGTGCTCTACTATACCGGGCAAAACTACAAGATGGGCGAGGTTCATGAAGGCACGGCAACGATGGACTTCCTTGTAGAAGAGCAAGAGCGTGGCATCACAATTCAATCTGCTGCCACAACTTGTCCTTGGAACTACAAAGGTAGCGACTACACCGTCAACCTGATTGATACACCTGGGCACGTAGATTTCACTATTGAAGTGGAACGCTCCATGCGTGTCCTTGACGGAGCAGTTGCTGTTTTCGACGGTAAAGAAGGTGTCGAAGCTCAGTCCGAAACAGTTTGGAGGCAGGCTGATCGTTACAACGTGCCACGCCTCTGCTTCATCAATAAGATGGATAAAGTTGGTGCTAACTTCGAATTCAGCTACAACTCAATCATTAATCGTCTCGGCGCAAACCCAATTGCTGTTCAGTATCCAATTGGTGCCGGAAACGAACTCGAAGGCCTTATTGATCTTATTGAAATGCGGGCCTTCTACTTTGACAGCAGTGAGCTTGGTGCCCTCGTTGAAGAACGAGAAATTCCAGAGTCCATGATGGACGTTGCTCAGGAATGGCGTCACCGTCTGCTTGAGCAAACTGCTGAATTAGATGATGATTTTGCTGAGGCCTATCTTGAAGATGAAGATTCGATCAGCATCGACAAAATTAGAGAAACACTGCGAAAAGGTACGCTGGAGCACCGCTGCTATCCAACCTTCTGCGGCGCTGCTTTACGAAATATCGGTATCCAGCGACTTCTCAACGGTGTGATTGAGTTCTTGCCCAATCCAACTGAGGTCGCTGATATTGAAGGTGTTCATCCACGTACCAATGAACCTGTAACACGATCTCACAAAACTGATGATTCATTCTCGGCACTGGTCTTTAAGGTCGTTTCCGATACCCATGGCGATCTAACCTACGCACGTATCTATTCTGGCACGCTGAAAAAAGGCACACGCGTTCTTAATGCCGCGAATAATCGCAAGGAAAATGTTTCTCGCATCTTTGAAATGCATGCGAAGGATCGCCAGCCACTTGAAGAAGCCATTGCTGGCCAAATTGTTGCCTTGATCGGCCTCAAGAACTCTGTGACTGGAGACACACTCTGTAGCACTGAAGATCCCATCACGCTGGAACGAATGATCTTCCCAGAGCCCGTCATCTCAATGTCAATTGAACCCATTACGAATGACGACAAACAAAAGCTCTCCGAGGCACTCGTCACAATCAAACGTGAAGACCCCTCCTTCCGCACAAAGTTCAACGACGATACTGGCGAGACCATTATTGAAGGCATGGGCGAACTGCATCTTGAGATCGTGAAGAATAAACTGATTCGTGATATGAAAATCGGCGTCAACGTCGGGCGACCTCGCGTGAGCTATCGCGAGACGATCACTGGCGTCGCTGAGGGTGTCCGTGGCAAATTCATCAAGCAGAGTGGTGGACGCGGTCAGTTTGGTGATGTCGTCATCAATGTCAGTCCCTGCACCGCAGAAGAGGCCGAAGCCGAAGAAATCAAAATGGTCAACGGCGTTGCCTTTGTCGATTCAATCAAGCAAGGTGTCATTCCACGAGATTACATCCCATCCGTCGAGTCGGGCGTGCGTTCCGCTGCCTTATCTGGCGTATTGGGTGGATTCCCCTTGCAGAACCTCAAAGTTGAGCTGGTCTTTGGCTCTTACCATGACGTCGACTCGAGTCCAATTGCCTTTGAACAAGCTGGCGCCCTGGCATTACGCGATGCTGCAACGCGAGCAGGCCTTGCGCTGCTTGAGCCGATTATGAGATGTACCATTTCAACGCCTGATGAGTTCTTTGGTTCAATCAGTGGCGATCTTGCAAGCCGGCGAGGACAGATCCTTGAATCTGAACTGCGAGGACTGCTGAGGATTATCACTGCTGAAGTCCCACTCGCTGAGCTATTTGGCTATACGACGGTGCTTCGCGGGCTCTCCCAAGGCCGCGCCAGCAATTCCATGGAGCCATCAGAATATCGTGTGATGCCAGATCGCTTGAAAGATGAAGTGCTTGCTAAGGCATAA
- the mnmA gene encoding tRNA 2-thiouridine(34) synthase MnmA yields the protein MARKPEKVVVAMSGGVDSSVAASLLVEQGYDVVGCFMRLGSPGEELPSGSDQSTGSTCSNSANETQSGSAGKPIKLGHQGCCSVADAHDARHVAAKLGIPLYVLNFKNDFDRIIGHFVSEYNAGRTPNPCIRCNNWLKFGKLFDYAVSIGASHVASGHYAQLLDVDGDLRLRRAVDDDKDQSYVLFGTPTQRLNSMLLPIGGFAKSKVREMARQRDLPVFDKPDSYEICFVPDNDYAGLVTRRSPDEVQSGDIVDTQGKKVGEHPGHQHFTIGQRRKIGVALGHPLYVLEKDPQSNQITVGGKNDLQATAVQAAEANWHIEPPRTWRRCQVAIRAHGDLLDAEVRATGEETLEIRFREPQAAVAAGQAAVAYDGDLLMGGGWIHQVSTIWSDEKQKLKDPVSAKLSNGDS from the coding sequence ATGGCAAGGAAACCAGAAAAAGTGGTGGTGGCAATGTCTGGGGGTGTCGACTCTTCAGTAGCGGCATCATTACTGGTCGAGCAAGGCTATGACGTTGTTGGCTGCTTCATGCGTTTGGGTTCGCCTGGTGAGGAGCTCCCTTCCGGTAGCGATCAGTCCACAGGCAGCACCTGTTCCAACAGTGCCAATGAGACGCAGTCAGGGAGCGCGGGTAAGCCTATCAAGTTAGGTCATCAGGGTTGTTGCTCAGTTGCCGATGCTCATGATGCACGTCACGTTGCCGCGAAGCTAGGCATTCCACTGTACGTTCTTAATTTTAAGAATGACTTTGACCGTATCATTGGTCACTTCGTGTCAGAATACAATGCTGGGCGCACCCCCAATCCTTGTATTCGCTGTAACAATTGGTTGAAGTTTGGAAAACTCTTTGATTATGCGGTCAGCATCGGTGCATCGCATGTTGCCTCAGGCCACTATGCGCAACTCCTTGATGTAGACGGTGATCTTCGTTTGCGCAGAGCCGTGGACGATGATAAAGATCAGAGTTATGTGTTGTTCGGTACCCCGACACAACGTTTAAATTCGATGTTGTTGCCGATCGGAGGGTTTGCAAAGTCGAAGGTTCGGGAGATGGCTCGTCAACGCGATCTGCCTGTCTTCGACAAACCAGATTCGTACGAGATTTGTTTTGTGCCCGACAATGACTATGCAGGGCTGGTGACGCGACGCTCTCCAGATGAGGTGCAAAGTGGTGATATTGTTGATACCCAAGGGAAGAAGGTGGGGGAGCATCCTGGTCATCAGCACTTCACAATTGGCCAACGTCGCAAGATAGGCGTGGCACTTGGGCATCCACTTTATGTCTTAGAGAAAGATCCTCAATCGAATCAGATCACTGTTGGTGGAAAGAATGATTTGCAGGCAACTGCTGTCCAGGCAGCTGAAGCCAACTGGCATATTGAGCCACCGCGCACTTGGCGACGCTGCCAGGTTGCCATTCGAGCACATGGTGATCTGCTTGATGCAGAAGTTCGTGCCACCGGCGAAGAAACGCTGGAAATTCGATTCCGTGAACCACAGGCTGCCGTTGCAGCGGGGCAAGCAGCAGTGGCTTACGACGGTGATCTGTTGATGGGTGGTGGTTGGATACATCAAGTCAGCACCATCTGGTCTGATGAAAAACAAAAATTGAAAGACCCGGTCAGTGCCAAGCTGAGCAACGGTGATTCGTAA
- a CDS encoding gamma-glutamyltransferase family protein, translating to MHRSLFDLNGASRFPGRAAIFADEMVVSSQPLAAQIGLEQLARGGNAVDAALAAAISLTVLEPTSNGIGSDLYAIVWHADELHGLNASGRSPQALSLNQFEGQTAPPIEGWDAVVVPGAVSGWQQLSQRFSKFDLGVLCEPAVRLAAKGFPVTPGVAAAWARGAERFQKYEGFSETFLFDGHAPHPGQRVQLPDHAATLASIGSEGADAFYQGNIAEEIVAQARGAGSVLCMEDLANHTPIWVDPLSTKIWGGATLHELPPNGQGIAALIGCGVLAQGPDQNQMSIVQNLHYQIEAVKMGLATAQRVVADPDHVREDMNALISNDALTSKANEIDPTVAGDYGPLVQPHGGTVYVTAADSQGMMVSLIQSNFMGFGSGIVVRGTGVAMNNRVAGFMLDPSHPNALAGGKRPLHTILPGLVTRNDEHGNRQPLITFGVVGGHMQPQGHVQLLDHLLRQRQDPQSSLDAPRFRVLRDRIVEMEPGFDAKTYEGLKDLGHDVKMASEPSPYFGGGQIIAVDQSGYIAGSDARQDGQAAGRSSSGV from the coding sequence ATGCACAGATCGTTGTTTGACCTTAATGGTGCATCTCGCTTTCCTGGGCGTGCGGCCATCTTTGCTGATGAAATGGTGGTTTCAAGTCAACCACTTGCTGCGCAGATTGGGCTCGAGCAGTTGGCGCGCGGAGGTAATGCTGTTGATGCCGCATTGGCCGCAGCCATTTCGTTAACAGTGCTTGAGCCAACATCCAACGGAATTGGAAGTGATCTATACGCAATTGTTTGGCATGCCGATGAACTTCATGGACTCAACGCTTCTGGGCGGTCGCCGCAAGCATTGAGTCTGAACCAATTCGAAGGACAAACAGCGCCGCCTATTGAGGGTTGGGATGCAGTTGTTGTGCCTGGCGCTGTTTCAGGCTGGCAGCAGCTATCGCAGCGATTTAGTAAATTTGACCTCGGTGTACTTTGCGAACCAGCAGTGAGATTGGCAGCCAAAGGCTTTCCTGTCACACCTGGAGTCGCCGCGGCATGGGCTCGAGGTGCAGAGCGTTTTCAGAAATACGAGGGTTTTTCCGAGACATTTCTGTTTGATGGCCATGCACCCCATCCCGGTCAGCGGGTGCAATTGCCAGATCATGCTGCCACGCTTGCAAGCATTGGTTCAGAAGGGGCGGATGCTTTTTATCAGGGCAACATTGCTGAAGAGATTGTGGCGCAAGCTCGAGGCGCGGGCAGTGTTCTTTGTATGGAAGATTTAGCGAACCACACGCCGATTTGGGTTGATCCACTAAGCACCAAGATTTGGGGTGGAGCAACTTTGCATGAACTACCGCCCAATGGTCAAGGTATTGCAGCGCTCATTGGCTGTGGTGTTTTAGCACAAGGGCCCGATCAGAATCAGATGAGCATTGTGCAGAATCTTCACTATCAGATTGAAGCGGTCAAGATGGGACTGGCAACAGCCCAACGCGTTGTTGCAGATCCAGATCACGTTCGTGAAGATATGAACGCTTTGATATCGAATGATGCACTGACAAGTAAAGCCAATGAAATTGATCCAACAGTAGCCGGTGACTATGGGCCACTGGTGCAGCCACACGGTGGCACGGTGTATGTGACTGCCGCTGATTCGCAAGGCATGATGGTTTCACTCATTCAATCGAACTTTATGGGATTCGGTAGCGGCATCGTTGTTCGGGGTACGGGTGTTGCCATGAACAACCGAGTGGCTGGATTCATGTTAGATCCGAGCCATCCCAATGCCCTGGCAGGCGGCAAGCGCCCGCTCCATACGATCCTTCCAGGGCTGGTCACAAGAAATGACGAGCATGGCAATCGTCAGCCCTTAATTACTTTTGGTGTCGTTGGCGGCCATATGCAGCCCCAGGGGCATGTACAGCTGCTCGACCATCTCTTACGCCAGCGTCAGGATCCCCAGAGCTCGCTTGATGCACCTCGATTCCGAGTGCTGCGTGATCGAATCGTGGAAATGGAGCCAGGCTTTGATGCCAAGACGTATGAGGGGCTCAAAGACCTTGGCCATGATGTTAAGATGGCATCTGAGCCCAGCCCGTATTTTGGCGGTGGGCAGATCATTGCTGTTGATCAGTCAGGCTATATCGCTGGTAGTGATGCCCGGCAAGATGGGCAGGCGGCAGGTAGATCATCCAGTGGGGTATGA
- a CDS encoding class I fructose-bisphosphate aldolase, which produces MSVVSENTSIEGYLGSEAETLLNYSAKVDKGLLNLPGPDFMDRVFKSTDRNPQVLRSLASMYNHGRLGGTGYMSMLPVDQGIEHSAAASFAKNPLYFDGDNIVKLAIEGGCNAVATTFGVLGSISRKYIDKIPFLVKLNHNELLTLPNEFDQIMFGSVHEAWNLGATAVGATIYFGSDGSRRQIIEVAQAFSEAHELGMATVLWCYLRNPDFVVDGKDYHVSADLTAQANHLGVTIEADIIKQKLPTCNGGYKAINDKMGSYGKYDERIYTELCSDHPIDLCRYQVMNCYMGRAGLINSGGASGDNDFGQAVRTAVINKRAGGTGLISGRKAFQRPMDEGVKLLNAIQDVYLSPDVTVA; this is translated from the coding sequence ATGAGTGTTGTGAGTGAGAATACCAGTATTGAGGGTTATCTAGGAAGTGAAGCGGAGACTCTTCTTAACTATTCAGCCAAAGTCGATAAGGGCCTGTTGAATCTACCTGGCCCAGACTTCATGGACCGTGTTTTTAAGTCCACTGATCGAAACCCACAGGTACTGCGTTCACTGGCATCCATGTACAACCATGGTCGCTTAGGGGGCACTGGCTACATGTCCATGCTGCCAGTTGATCAAGGTATTGAGCATTCCGCCGCGGCTTCGTTTGCCAAAAATCCACTGTACTTCGATGGTGACAACATTGTGAAACTTGCGATTGAAGGTGGCTGTAATGCAGTAGCGACAACCTTTGGTGTGCTCGGATCAATTTCACGTAAGTACATCGATAAGATTCCTTTTCTTGTGAAACTCAATCACAATGAGTTGCTCACACTGCCTAATGAATTCGATCAGATCATGTTCGGTAGCGTGCATGAGGCATGGAACCTGGGCGCGACTGCAGTTGGTGCAACGATCTACTTTGGTTCAGATGGATCACGAAGACAGATCATTGAAGTGGCCCAGGCCTTTTCAGAAGCACATGAGTTGGGCATGGCTACGGTACTTTGGTGTTATCTTCGTAATCCAGATTTTGTAGTTGATGGCAAGGACTACCACGTCTCTGCTGACCTTACAGCACAAGCAAATCATTTGGGTGTCACCATTGAGGCAGACATCATCAAACAGAAACTGCCGACATGTAATGGTGGTTACAAAGCCATCAATGACAAAATGGGCAGCTATGGGAAGTATGACGAGCGAATCTATACCGAGCTTTGCAGCGATCACCCCATTGATTTGTGCCGTTACCAGGTCATGAATTGTTATATGGGTCGTGCCGGACTTATTAACTCTGGTGGGGCGTCGGGAGACAATGACTTTGGCCAGGCAGTGCGAACAGCGGTCATCAATAAACGAGCTGGTGGTACAGGGTTGATCAGTGGGCGCAAGGCTTTTCAGCGACCAATGGATGAAGGCGTAAAGCTCCTCAATGCCATTCAGGATGTTTACCTGTCACCCGACGTTACCGTCGCCTAA
- a CDS encoding cation-translocating P-type ATPase: protein MSDVTIAGERQEKPDGLDDPNLLGSGAEGVERRLLIALAGGVLLAVSWIASLLGDNQQISQIPAIIGSIILMIPLLIGAWREITTSRPSSDALASLAVLAAFASGLYLAAGFIALFLWMANLILSRTAWGAQRAIRDLLDLTPDIARRVSDSVEQEVSLSEIQVGNIVRVRPGENLPVDGVITNGLSNINQASLTGEAVPIQAEVGTEVYAGTANMTGQIDIKVTAVAGDTTIGKVEALIREAESSKTQRQELIEQLSSYYAPIVLMVAGLVWWFTMQSSDPVVKDQAAVRAITVLVVTCPGALLIAYPTAMVAAFAAAARLGIMIKQTRTLEAAGVIDTVVLDKTGTLTTGKFAVSRLAPAEGIEGGELLQAAADSEQHSNHPLARSILETAEKARMTPRVIEQYEEVHGRGVIAHASDGDIHAGRPDWISEMAPTASSEVTAIESKIEGMSGVHVLKGGRYLGAVGLEDRLRRSAPEVVADLRKHGVRRVCIFTGDRLAVAKRVGKAVGVDSIEAQCLPEEKHQELRYLIDKGHRTLVVGDGINDGPILASADVGVAMGLSGSDIATNSAGVALMNDDLRHIPFLIALARKTRSIVGQNIAAALVMAVVGLALAATGIFQFFGGIYITPFYYALGYIFVILNSLRLVRYGEEYAEHEGARRRIEASRIAKPSRSVA, encoded by the coding sequence ATGTCTGATGTCACGATAGCGGGCGAACGTCAAGAGAAACCAGATGGGCTGGACGATCCAAACCTATTAGGAAGTGGAGCTGAGGGCGTTGAAAGACGTCTGCTTATTGCACTCGCTGGCGGCGTGCTACTGGCGGTCAGCTGGATCGCCTCACTACTGGGCGACAATCAGCAAATTTCACAGATCCCAGCCATTATTGGGTCCATCATTCTGATGATTCCCCTTCTGATTGGGGCATGGCGGGAAATTACCACCTCAAGACCATCCAGTGATGCATTAGCATCACTCGCTGTACTGGCGGCTTTCGCAAGTGGCTTGTACCTCGCAGCAGGTTTCATCGCACTGTTTCTTTGGATGGCAAACCTTATTCTGAGCCGTACTGCCTGGGGCGCCCAGCGCGCTATTCGAGACTTGCTGGATCTCACACCTGATATTGCGCGTCGCGTCAGTGATTCTGTCGAACAAGAAGTTTCTTTGTCAGAAATCCAAGTTGGAAACATTGTGCGTGTGCGGCCTGGTGAAAACCTTCCCGTCGATGGTGTGATCACCAATGGATTAAGCAACATTAACCAAGCTTCACTGACCGGAGAAGCGGTACCGATCCAAGCAGAGGTGGGTACCGAGGTCTATGCCGGCACAGCGAATATGACGGGACAAATCGATATCAAGGTGACAGCCGTTGCTGGCGATACCACGATCGGCAAGGTTGAAGCGCTGATACGTGAAGCAGAGTCTTCCAAGACACAACGCCAGGAACTCATCGAACAACTCTCGAGCTACTACGCGCCAATCGTGTTAATGGTTGCGGGACTTGTCTGGTGGTTCACGATGCAAAGCTCAGATCCAGTCGTGAAAGATCAAGCAGCTGTACGTGCTATTACAGTCTTAGTCGTCACCTGCCCGGGCGCCTTGCTCATTGCATATCCTACGGCCATGGTTGCTGCCTTCGCTGCAGCTGCTCGGCTTGGCATCATGATTAAACAAACTCGTACACTTGAGGCCGCTGGCGTCATCGACACTGTCGTACTAGACAAAACCGGCACGCTCACCACAGGAAAATTTGCTGTAAGCAGACTCGCACCTGCTGAAGGTATTGAAGGTGGCGAGCTTCTCCAAGCAGCTGCAGATAGCGAGCAACACTCAAACCACCCATTAGCAAGATCGATACTTGAAACAGCCGAAAAAGCACGAATGACACCGCGCGTCATTGAGCAGTACGAGGAAGTCCATGGGCGAGGCGTCATTGCACATGCCAGTGATGGAGATATCCATGCTGGCCGACCCGATTGGATTAGCGAAATGGCTCCAACAGCCAGTAGTGAAGTGACTGCGATTGAATCGAAAATCGAAGGCATGTCAGGTGTGCACGTACTCAAAGGTGGACGCTATCTCGGTGCCGTTGGGCTAGAAGATAGACTTCGCCGCAGTGCACCTGAGGTCGTTGCTGATCTACGCAAGCATGGCGTCCGACGCGTATGCATCTTTACTGGTGACAGACTTGCTGTTGCGAAGCGTGTTGGTAAGGCCGTTGGGGTCGACTCGATTGAAGCCCAATGCCTGCCTGAAGAAAAACACCAGGAGTTACGTTACTTGATCGACAAAGGCCATCGCACATTGGTCGTTGGCGATGGCATCAATGATGGACCAATCCTCGCATCAGCGGATGTTGGTGTGGCCATGGGCCTCTCTGGTTCTGATATCGCCACGAACTCAGCAGGTGTTGCCCTTATGAATGATGACCTGCGACATATCCCCTTCCTCATCGCACTGGCTCGGAAGACCCGGTCAATTGTCGGCCAGAATATTGCCGCTGCCCTCGTGATGGCAGTCGTGGGCCTCGCGCTCGCAGCAACTGGAATTTTCCAGTTCTTCGGTGGTATCTACATCACGCCGTTTTACTACGCGCTGGGATATATCTTCGTCATACTGAACTCATTGCGACTCGTCCGCTACGGCGAGGAGTATGCAGAGCACGAGGGCGCCCGTCGACGCATTGAAGCTTCGCGCATTGCGAAACCCAGTCGGTCTGTGGCTTAA
- a CDS encoding NAD(P)-dependent glycerol-3-phosphate dehydrogenase — protein MAQQATILGDGQMALVLSDVLIENGMHVRMWCPVKKTAEVLSQSRVSDRLPNFTLDKKVEVVDDDASALQGAELVVNAIPTQFVRSVWERVGGNCPLGVPVACVSKGIEIQTLLRPSEIIEQAVDSAGGGRPRVCALSGPTIASELAEHKPATLVAASADADVAAFVQASFLVKWLRVYKQADLIGVELAGATKNIIALAAGMIDGLQLGDNAKSALLARGLAEIARLGVAMGARVETFFGIAGVGDLATTCFSPFGRNRTCGERLGRGESLESIHASTNSVIEGVSTTESVSQLASQISVEMPITEAVHQVLFGGVDPLEGARALMLREVDSEEIG, from the coding sequence ATGGCTCAGCAAGCAACGATTCTCGGTGATGGTCAGATGGCACTCGTTCTCAGTGATGTCCTTATCGAAAACGGCATGCATGTGCGAATGTGGTGTCCCGTCAAGAAAACAGCGGAAGTTCTTTCTCAGTCTCGGGTTAGCGATCGACTGCCCAATTTTACGCTCGACAAGAAGGTCGAGGTGGTCGACGATGATGCATCAGCGCTTCAAGGCGCTGAATTGGTGGTCAATGCTATTCCGACCCAATTTGTACGCTCGGTCTGGGAGCGTGTGGGTGGCAACTGCCCGCTTGGTGTGCCGGTGGCTTGCGTTTCTAAGGGAATTGAGATCCAGACGCTCCTGCGACCGTCAGAGATTATTGAGCAGGCAGTCGACAGTGCTGGTGGAGGCCGCCCCCGGGTCTGCGCTCTGTCGGGCCCGACCATTGCTTCAGAGCTCGCTGAGCATAAGCCAGCCACCTTGGTCGCAGCATCAGCAGATGCTGATGTGGCTGCTTTTGTCCAGGCTTCATTCCTTGTCAAATGGCTTCGGGTTTACAAGCAAGCTGATCTTATTGGAGTCGAACTGGCTGGCGCGACAAAGAACATCATTGCACTTGCTGCGGGCATGATCGATGGTTTACAGCTGGGTGATAACGCCAAGTCGGCGCTGCTTGCTCGTGGACTTGCTGAAATCGCTCGACTTGGCGTTGCAATGGGCGCTCGTGTCGAGACGTTCTTTGGAATTGCTGGAGTCGGTGATCTGGCCACAACATGTTTCAGCCCATTTGGACGCAACAGAACTTGTGGCGAGCGTCTGGGCCGTGGCGAATCTCTTGAATCGATTCATGCCTCCACCAATTCAGTTATCGAAGGTGTTTCAACAACAGAGTCAGTATCTCAGTTGGCTTCTCAAATATCGGTAGAGATGCCGATTACAGAAGCTGTTCATCAGGTTCTCTTTGGTGGCGTTGACCCACTCGAAGGGGCGCGAGCACTGATGTTACGTGAAGTTGATTCCGAAGAGATTGGGTAA
- a CDS encoding HPr family phosphocarrier protein, which produces MSDTEKRFLTISNRLGLHARPATALAELAGGFTAEIKLRRTDTDHQVDAKSIMQLLMLAATRGTKLEVLADGPDSSKAIDAITELIESKFGEE; this is translated from the coding sequence GTGTCTGATACCGAAAAACGTTTCCTGACCATTTCCAACCGGCTTGGACTGCATGCCCGTCCCGCGACAGCATTAGCAGAATTAGCCGGTGGTTTTACTGCCGAAATCAAATTGCGACGGACGGATACTGATCACCAAGTAGATGCAAAGTCAATTATGCAACTGCTCATGCTTGCCGCAACTCGAGGAACAAAGTTGGAAGTTCTTGCGGATGGTCCAGATTCTTCCAAAGCCATCGATGCAATTACTGAACTCATCGAATCAAAATTTGGTGAGGAGTAA
- a CDS encoding PTS sugar transporter subunit IIA, with product MKLREIVIEDAIIPNIESTERDVVISTMIDAFVAADAVDPSLRDDFIKAVIKRENRGSTGFGHGVAVPHVKHKAIEKMAVAIGVSHKGIDFNSLDRQPVHSVFLLLSPEERPEDHLDAMEAIFGHLSQDTFRSFLQQAHTTADILMLIDEADSQTSAP from the coding sequence ATGAAGCTCCGAGAAATCGTCATCGAAGATGCCATCATCCCGAACATTGAATCAACTGAGAGAGACGTCGTCATCAGCACGATGATTGATGCCTTCGTCGCTGCGGACGCCGTAGATCCCAGCCTGCGTGATGACTTTATCAAGGCGGTCATTAAGCGAGAGAACCGTGGATCGACTGGATTCGGTCACGGCGTCGCGGTACCCCACGTCAAACACAAGGCTATTGAGAAAATGGCGGTGGCAATTGGCGTGAGTCATAAAGGTATTGACTTTAATTCGCTCGACCGACAACCCGTACATTCTGTTTTTCTTCTGCTCAGCCCCGAAGAACGACCTGAAGATCACCTTGATGCCATGGAAGCTATTTTCGGGCATCTGAGCCAGGACACCTTCCGTAGCTTTTTGCAGCAGGCTCATACCACGGCAGATATTCTCATGTTGATCGATGAGGCCGACTCACAAACGTCGGCACCATGA
- the raiA gene encoding ribosome-associated translation inhibitor RaiA — MQIKLSSKHMELTEAIQDYARRKASKLDRFFDRIQQIEVVIDRTRNGYYTEIITEIEHHDPIVAHGDNLDLYASIDQGIDRSQRQLTDHKSRLRDNKH; from the coding sequence ATGCAAATAAAGCTGAGCAGCAAGCACATGGAACTGACGGAAGCGATCCAAGACTACGCCCGGAGAAAAGCCTCGAAACTAGACCGTTTTTTTGATCGCATCCAGCAAATCGAAGTAGTTATCGACCGAACGCGGAATGGCTACTATACAGAGATCATTACCGAAATAGAACACCATGATCCGATCGTTGCCCATGGAGATAATCTAGACCTCTATGCATCGATCGACCAAGGAATTGACCGCTCGCAACGACAACTAACAGATCACAAAAGTCGACTCAGAGACAACAAGCACTAA